A single genomic interval of Anopheles marshallii chromosome 2, idAnoMarsDA_429_01, whole genome shotgun sequence harbors:
- the LOC128718907 gene encoding LOW QUALITY PROTEIN: thioester-containing protein 1 allele S3-like (The sequence of the model RefSeq protein was modified relative to this genomic sequence to represent the inferred CDS: substituted 1 base at 1 genomic stop codon): protein MWQFIRSRILTALIFIGAAHGILVVGPKFIRANQDYTVVISNFNSNMSKVDLMLQITGHTDNRASILDLTKTVEVQRHMNRMITFNMPVDLSAGNYKITINGQRGFSFHKEAELVHLSKTITGXIQIDKPVYKPGDTVKFRVIVLDSELKPPARVKSIYVTIRDPQKNVIRKWSTAKLYAGVFESDLQIAPTPMLGMWNILAKIDGEEIVSKTFEVKEYVLSSFDVEVLPSVVPLEKDQSLTLKIEANYHFGKPVKGVAKFDVYLRNGFLDQKHQFEVNGKRQVELRFKNYFEVHADRQDVFVKTTFIEQTTNRTVVKQSHITVYKYKYGVQLIKDSPQFRPGLPFKCALQFRYHDGTPAKGITGKVEVSETDYETTATSDDGGLIKLELNPSDNIDEMNINFSDDDNGFFFDAVVEKVDVVTNAYLKLELKSPVKLNRMLRLTVTCNERMTFFVYYVVTKGNIIDSGYMRPNKQNKYTLQLNATEKMIPKAKLIVATVASHIVVYDVVDIDFDEFHNNFDLRIDETEIKPGRQIELHMSGRPGAYVGLAAYDKALLYYNKNHDLFWEDVMGEFDGFHKINENEFDKFHSMGLFGMTLAGIQFEGANDKSARYGLQANSPITRLVSYRTNFLESWLWQNVTIGWSGMEQLIEFVPDTTTSWYLTGFSIDPEYGFGIIKKPIQFTTVQPFYIVESLPYSIKRGEAVVLQFTLFNNLGGEYIADVTLYNVANQTEFIGRPLEDISYTKTISVPPKVGVPVSFLVKARKLGEMAVRVKASIMVGYETDALEKVIRVMPESLVQPKMESRFFCFDTYTNQTFLMNLDFNKKADNDSRKIEFRLNPNLLTTVIDNLDNLLAVPSGCGEQNMVKFVPNIVVLDYLHAIGSKEKSLLDKATNLLLQGYQNQMRYRQADGSFGVWQNGGSVFLTAFVAKSMQTASKYISEVDTAMVEKAYDWLAFKQHSSGRFDEVGSVIHKDMQGGLRNGIALTSYVLTALLENENAKVKHAVVIQNAMSYLSRHLESIENSYDLSIATYALMLNGHSMKDNAFKKLLGNSNLANNGTERYWATANSIETTAYALLSFVLAEKYVDGIPVMRWLVNQRYVTGSFPRTQGTFVGLKALTKLAEKISPSRNDYSIQLKYKKHTRYFNINSQDINITNFQEIPKDTKSMEITVGGIGFGLLQVIYQYSLNLVNFENRFKLVLEKQNTGSDYELRLKVCANFISKVSDERSNMALIEVNFPSGYVFDRNPISEQTIANPIQNTEIRYGGTSVVVYYNNMGREWNCFTATAYRRFKVALKRPAYVVVYDSANSDYNAIELYEVDNQDICDICDESECPKNCLKQ from the exons ATGTGGCAGTTCATAAGGTCACGAATACTAACGGCGCTAATCTTCATTGGTGCTGCGCATGG AATACTGGTTGTGGGCCCCAAATTCATTCGGGCCAACCAGGATTATACGGTGGTGATCAGTAACTTTAACTCGAATATGAGCAAAGTGGACCTGATGCTACAAATCACCGGCCACACCGATAATCGTGCAAGCATTCTGGACTTAACGAAGACAGTTGAAGTACAACGACACATGAACAGGATGATCACCTTCAAT ATGCCTGTGGACTTATCCGCTGGGAATTATAAAATCACCATCAACGGGCAGCGTGGCTTTAGCTTTCACAAGGAAGCCGAATTGGTACACCTTAGCAAAACCATTACCGGTTAAATACAGATCGATAAGCCCGTGTACAAACCAGGCGATACGGTAAAATTTCGTGTGATTGTGCTGGACTCTGAGCTGAAGCCACCTGCACGGGTAAAATCAATCTATGTGACAATCCGTGATCCTCAAAAAAATGTGATCAGGAAGTGGTCGACAGCTAAACTGTACGCCGGAGTGTTTGAGAGTGATCTTCAGATCGCGCCTACCCCAATGCTCGGAATGTGGAACATCTTGGCAAAGATAGACGGGGAAGAAATCGTATCAAAAACGTTCGAGGTGAAGGAATATGTGTTGTCCTCGTTTGATGTAGAGGTATTACCGTCTGTCGTTCCTCTGGAGAAGGATCAAAGTTTGACTCTGAAGATAGAGGCTAACTACCATTTTGGAAAACCGGTAAAGGGAGTTGCTAAGTTTGATGTGTACTTGAGAAATGGTTTTCTGGACCAGAAGCATCAGTTTGAAGTGAATGGGAAGAGGCAAGTGGAGCTGCGTTTCAAAAATTACTTCGAAGTTCACGCAGATCGGCAAGACGTGTTTGTAAAGACGACATTTATCGAGCAGACTACAA ACCGCACTGTCGTGAAACAATCTCACATCACAGTGTACAAATATAAATACGGTGTGCAATTGATTAAGGACAGTCCACAATTTCGGCCAGGACTTCCTTTTAAGTGTGCGCTTCAGTTCCGATACCATGATGGAACACCTGCTAAAGGTATCACCGGTAAGGTGGAAGTGTCGGAAACTGATTACGAAACAACTGCCACTAGTGACGATGGAGGTTTGATAAAACTGGAGCTCAATCCAAGTGACAATATAGACGAGATGAATATCAAC TTTTCTGACGATGACAACGGTTTCTTCTTTGACGCTGTTGTGGAAAAAGTGGACGTCGTGACGAATGCGTACCTCAAATTGGAACTAAAGTCTCC TGTTAAATTGAACCGAATGTTGCGACTTACGGTAACGTGCAACGAACGTATGACATTCTTCGTGTACTACGTAGTGACAAAGGGCAATATAATTGATTCCGGTTACATGAGACCAAACAAGCAGAACAAATATACCTTACAGTTGAACGCCACCGAAAAGATGATACCGAAAGCGAAACTTATCGTAGCTACTGTTGCTAGCCATATAGTGGTGTATGACGTTGTGGACATCGATTTCGACGAATTTCATAACAAT TTTGATCTGCGCATAGACGAGACAGAAATTAAACCGGGTCGACAAATCGAGCTCCATATGTCTGGGAGACCGGGAGCTTACGTGGGATTGGCTGCCTACGATAAAGCTTTACTCTACTACAACAAGAACCATGATCTGTTCTGGGAGGATGTTATGGGCGAGTTTGATGGATTTCATAAGATCAATGAAAATGAGTTTGACAAGTTTCAT AGTATGGGACTGTTCGGTATGACGTTGGCTGGTATCCAGTTTGAAGGGGCCAATGACAAGTCGGCACGCTATGGTCTGCAGGCAAACAGTCCCATCACCAGACTGGTCTCGTATAGGACAAACTTTCTAGAATCGTGGTTATGGCAAAATGTGACCATTGGATGGTCAGGAATGGAACAGTTGATCGAGTTTGTGCCAGATACGACCACCTCCTGGTACTTGACCGGATTCTCCATTGATCCGGAATACGGTTTTGGCATCAttaaaaaacccatccagTTCACAACGGTTCAACCATTCTACATCGTGGAGAGTCTACCGTACTCCATCAAACGAGGCGAAGCGGTCGTGTTGCAGTTTACATTGTTTAACAATCTTGGAGGAGAGTACATCGCGGACGTAACGCTGTACAATGTGGCCAATCAAACGGAATTCATTGGACGACCTCTGGAAG ATATAAGTTATACCAAAACCATAAGCGTTCCTCCGAAGGTTGGTGTACCCGTTTCCTTTCTGGTAAAGGCACGCAAGCTTGGAGAGATGGCAGTTCGCGTGAAGGCCTCCATTATGGTTGGGTATGAAACGGACGCACTGGAGAAGGTGATCCGAGTAATGCCAGAAAGTTTGGTACAGCCAAAGATGGAATCCCGGTTCTTCTGCTTTGATACATACACCAATCAAACCTTCTTGATGAATTTAGACTTCAACAAGAAGGCAGACAATGATTCTAGAAAGATCGAGTTCCGACTGAATC CCAATCTGCTTACCACTGTAATCGATAACTTGGATAATCTACTTGCCGTGCCCTCTGGTTGTGGTGAGCAAAATATGGTAAAGTTTGTACCGAACATCGTTGTGCTCGACTACTTGCATGCCATTGGTTCGAAGGAAAAGAGCTTGCTCGATAAAGCTACGAATCTGCTGCTCCAAGGCTATCAAAATCAGATGCGCTATCGTCAGGCAGATGGTTCGTTTGGTGTGTGGCAAAATGGTGGCAGCGTGTTTCTTACCGCCTTCGTTGCAAAGTCAATGCAAACGGCGTCTAAGTACATCAGCGAGGTGGATACGGCGATGGTCGAGAAGGCGTACGATTGGCTTGCTTTCAAACAACACAGCTCGGGAAGGTTTGATGAGGTCGGATCCGTAATTCACAAAGATATGCAAGGTGGGTTGCGTAACGGCATTGCACTGACATCTTACGTGCTGACAGCGCTCCTAGAAAACGAGAACGCCAAGGTGAAGCACGCGGTTGTGATTCAAAATGCCATGAGCTATTTGAGCCGCCACTTGGAATCCATAGAAAACTCTTACGATCTGTCCATAGCGACCTATGCGCTGATGTTGAATGGGCACAGCATGAAAGATAACGCATTCAAAAAGCTCTTAGGCAATTCTAATCTCGCAAATAACGGCACGGAACGGTATTGGGCCACGGCAAATAGCATCGAGACGACCGCTTATGCTTTGCTGTCGTTTGTCTTAGCGGAGAAGTATGTAGACGGTATACCGGTGATGCGTTGGTTGGTGAACCAACGCTATGTTACCGGAAGCTTCCCGCGCACTCAAGGCACCTTCGTGGGACTGAAGGCACTAACAAAGTTGGCGGAAAAAATCTCTCCCTCACGAAACGACTACAGCATACAGTTGAAATATAAGAAGCATACACGATATTTTAACATAAACTCGCAAGATATCAACATTACCAACTTCCAGGAAATACCGAAGGACACAAAGTCGATGGAGATCACCGTTGGAGGTATCGGGTTCGGGTTGCTGCAAGTGATTTATCAGTACAGTTTAAATCTTGTGAATTTTGAGAACCGATTCAAGCTGGTTCTTGAGAAACAGAACACGGGCTCTGATTATGAACTGCGGCTGAAGGTGTGCGCAAACTTCATATCGAAAGTGTCCGATGAACGTTCGAATATGGCACTGATTGAGGTGAACTTCCCCAGCGGTTACGTTTTTGATCGGAATCCGATCAGCGAACAGACTATCGCGAATCCGATACAG AACACCGAGATCAGATACGGCGGCAcatctgttgttgtttactaTAACAACATGGGAAGAGAATGGAACTGCTTCACCGCGACAGCTTACAGACGGTTCAAGGTGGCTCTGAAGCGTCCTGCATACGTGGTCGTGTACGATTCTGCCAACTCAG ATTACAATGCTATTGAATTGTACGAAGTGGATAATCAGGATATTTGTGACATCTGCGACGAATCCGAATGCCCAAAGAATTGCTTAAAACagtag